The Haliaeetus albicilla chromosome 9, bHalAlb1.1, whole genome shotgun sequence genomic sequence ggggcacagccgggtgctgggggaggcaggCAAAGCCCCCTGCCCGCAGACCCCCGTGCAGGTgcactgcaggcagggatggagcaCCGCTCCCTCCAGGTTGGTGCTctctgggctgcaaacgcatGCACCGCATTGTGGCAGACTGCTTACAAGCCCAAGAGCAATAATCTGAGAGGGACAGAcccggctgcagccccccccggggccctctcggctggcaggcagggctcACCAGGGTGTCCAGGGAAGCCAACAGGAGCTGCATCCCATCCGGCAGCACTGAGTCCAGTCCCTTTTCCTACCTGTCCTGCACGGCCCTGTGCAGGGTCACAGCCAAACAAGAGGCCCCCAtccagcagcccagccctgtcccctccctggcactccccatccctcccttaCCCTTGCCTGCACACCCCACGGCACCAGTTTGAAGGCACTCGCGGCACCTGAAGAGCAACTCCTGCACATGATCCATGGACCTAGAGCCTGCATTTGTCATCCCAATTTGTCACAGGCTCAGTGAATTGGCATCAAGAGCACGGCTCCTGGGAATTGCTCTGATCCCCTCAAAGCTCACAAACTCAAGCAGATCTCTCATGTCAACAGGCTGTGGGACAGAGTAAACACAGAAAGCTTTGGAAAAACCAGTCCAAGCATGGCATATCTGCTTTATACTAGGCTATTTAAACTCCATTAACAAATAGGTTCGTCTTGTCTTTCACTCCTGGATCTGCTATGTGTTCTCCATTAGCCTACAgcagagccttttttttctaatgcactTTCCAAACCAACTGcttcagcagaaaaggaagactCTGCTAAGCTGGAACAGCCTCAGCTCTTACAGGTGATGTGTTACTAGTCTGCATCAGCTCCATGCAGGCCATCCAGCAGCAGGAGTTGGTCTGATGAGATTGCCAGACAAACAGGTCCTGCAAGCGCTTCTCTGAACAGAAGGTGGgctcagtcctgcccttggtACCTCCAATACAGCAAGGTGACAGTATGGCTAGTGTAAGGGAAGGCAGGCTCAGCCCATACAGCCACATACCTGCCTAGGGACAGCAAATCCAATATTCCCAAGCCTGGCACACAAAACCTGGCTGCAAGATCCCACCATGAGGGTGGCAATGCAGGCAGGCCAGCAAGGCATTGGGAGACACAGAAGGGGAAGCTCTTTCGCATCACCCAGGGAGatcagcccctgcagccccttttAAAAGGGAGCTGCCACTGGCCCCAACCTCATCAGTACACCCTGCAGAGAGAGATCCTGGacactccccccccctccaaaatcCATCCCAAGAACTACTTTCAGATCAGGAGGATGTATTTGTATACAGGGAGAAGGGGGCGAAAGCTGGGGAAGGATTCAAACCCCAGCAGGTTTAATCTGTCTGGTCTTGCACTCTCCCCAGCTTTCATTTCCCCACCTGGATAGTCAAGCACCTGGCTGATCCGGACAAAATCCAACAAGCTTTTGCAGCAGGATTTGGAAGGAATCCCCAGTGGATCCTGGCACATTTTAAAGCTGTCCGCTCTGAGTTAGGACTTGTTAAGAAGGGCGACGCAAGCTGTAACCTGAGGCTGCTGCTCACCTCTACCTAAGGCTTGCATCTTGCCTGGAAATGGGGCATCCCCAAGTCAAAGGGGTCAGCTGCCGCTCAGCTACAGAGATAGTCCGCACAGCCCCGCATCACTCCCCCAGACACATGTTTTCCATATAATAGCAAAGGAAATGCCCAACTCTATCAAAAACACATGCAGAGCATTAATCATCAAGCAGAGCCTGGCTGGTGCTCAGGGCCAGGAACAGTTCTGTGCTTTTAAGTCCAGGTGGAGGTGGTGCCCAGTGCCTGCTGCTGTCTGTCAGCCAGGAGACAGGAGCACTCGTGTCAGGCTTGTCCTGCAGAGAGATGCTGTTTTTGTAACACGAGAAGCTGGCAGGCACCGCTCTCTAAATCAACTGACTGAAGTCATTTGCAATTTACACCACGGCCTGGGAGCGGGCCCCTCCAGGTCCAGGGCAGGAGGCTCACCCGGGCAGCCTAGACTGGGAGCCAGGCTGTCAGGCTCTGTGCTGAATCTGTCTCGCTTTACCTGGGCTACTCCACTCCATCAGCCTGAGGAGCCAGGAACAGAACAGAGGTGCCTCCCTCAACACGTCCACCAGCTCTGCAAACATAAGCTCTTTTTAACAAGTCTGATCAGTCAAGCTGCTCCCAAGGAAGCAGTAATTATATCTGCCccggggcagggagaggggccAGGTGATTTCACAAGAAGAGAGAGGACAAAGGGTCTGAGTGACAGCTCCAGCCTGGAAAGCAGGACAAGGCAGCCCTGGAGCAGCACGATCCACAGGCAGTCAGGGGCAAGCCAGGAGCTGGGCTCCCTCCTATGCACACATGCTAGCACTCCAACTTATCTCCAAAGGCCTTCCAAAATGGAAGAGacacttttattttaagagcattcaaaaaaaaaaacccaaaaaaacccaaaaccccgAATCTTTGGTGTCACAtaaggaaggggagggaagggagaaaaaagatcTCGTGTAAAACACGAAACACTGCTATGGTACAAAGGCACAATCCAATATGAACATATAACCTATATACAGCCGTGCCAGCAGCACGGGGCGCTGTGCTCAGTCCAGTCCGGTGCCCGCCACCCTCACCAGGGTCTCCAGACCGAGTCGGCGGTGCCGGGTGGCGGGCCAGGCGGCGAGGCGGCAGTGGCAGCTGTGGGTGGGCCGCCGTACAGGGGCAGCACAGCACCGCCGGGAGCAAAGGCGGTGCTGGGGATGAGGAAGGCGAACTGCCCATCGgaagctggcagcagctggaagcCACCGTACACCTTGGCTGCGTCCGCGCCCGGCTTGCAGGGCATGCCTGGGAGCGGCCCTGTGCCACTGCCCGGCGGCACCAGGGGTGGCCCAAAGGCTGCGGCTGGTGGCAgcgggggcggtggggggggcgCAGGGTAGTTCATGGCGTTGATCTGGGTCATGCAGCTGGCCAGGTGGCCCAGGAGCCGGGTGCGCACCTCAGTGTTGACGCCCTCGCAGGTGGAGAGGAACCGCGTCACCTCGTTCATGCACTCGCTGAAGCCGGCACGGTACTTGCCCAGCACCGTGGGGTCTGTGCTCAGTGCGGCTGCAGGGGGAGAGAGGTGCACAGCGGTCAGCCGGCTCCGCAGGGGATGGGAACGTGCAGCCTACTGGTGTTGGGTCCTGCAACCCCTCCGAGCTGGGAATCCAGGCAGGGAGTGCGGCCCCTCCGGCAGCATGTCTTGTGCTCCTGGGTGCCAA encodes the following:
- the HES1 gene encoding transcription factor HES-1; the protein is MPADLMEKSSASPVAATPASVNATPDKPKTAAEHRKSSKPIMEKRRRARINESLGQLKTLILDALKKDSSRHSKLEKADILEMTVKHLRSLQRAQMTAALSTDPTVLGKYRAGFSECMNEVTRFLSTCEGVNTEVRTRLLGHLASCMTQINAMNYPAPPPPPPLPPAAAFGPPLVPPGSGTGPLPGMPCKPGADAAKVYGGFQLLPASDGQFAFLIPSTAFAPGGAVLPLYGGPPTAATAASPPGPPPGTADSVWRPW